Proteins found in one Brachypodium distachyon strain Bd21 chromosome 5, Brachypodium_distachyon_v3.0, whole genome shotgun sequence genomic segment:
- the LOC100843738 gene encoding ubiquitin thioesterase otubain-like isoform X2, with translation MEDVEIVDDEDREGEKVTASSDSKFFCTLFMSGGRNIPHYIFRYDSAPLNKHEYFSLRKNWNQLLDGKRTYLRPCRDRPVLKNVFRHPDAPKKTLGCQKPLLELVHESPNEYIIAEKIKILSQHYVLFRRTRRDGSCFYRALLFSYLENLGQMQDSLAEVTRLMECVEMSREKFSRLKWDKAYFLNPQEYLSSVVSEFYHLINSVANGLSSDQLYEKSLEEIMSLRILSFLRLLTEIEMRTQEVYKSFIPEEMNVLQFCLEEVRPLDAEALVIQMRALTRALGIPLRLEVVDKNLLGRAVQVKCLDFFHLSESGKGPLQLTESYHSSSTVRKPLERGGSDGLLSSDGTPLLTLLRRRGHCDILYPQVNKHC, from the exons ATGGAAGATGTGGAAATTGTAGATGATGAGGATCGAGAAGGCGAGAAGGTCACAGCCTCATCCGATAGCAAATTCTTCTGTACATTGTTCATGAGTGGTGGAAGAAACATCCCACATTATATTTTTCGGTATGACTCGGCGCCACTCAACAAGCACGAATATTTCTCACTGCGGAAAAACTGGAACCAGCTGCTGGATGGCAAGAGAACATACCTCCGACCATGCAGGGACCGCCCTGTGCTAAAAAATGTTTTCAGGCATCCAGATGCTCCTAAAAAAACATTAGGATGTCAG AAACCACTATTGGAATTGGTTCATGAATCTCCTAATGAGTACATCATTGCGGAGAAGATCAAG ATTCTCAGTCAGCATTATGTGCTCTTCCGAAGAACTCGCAGGGATGGCAGCTGTTTTTACAGAGCTTTGTTGTTCTCCTACTTG GAGAACCTTGGACAAATGCAAGATAGTCTAGCCGAGGTTACTCGTCTAATGGAATGTGTGGAAATGTCTAGAGAGAAATTCTCTCGTCTTAAATGGGATAAAGCATACTTCTTAAATCCTCAAGAATACTTGTCAAGTGTTGTTTCT GAGTTCTATCATTTGATCAACTCAGTTGCAAATGG CCTGAGTTCTGACCAGCTGTACGAGAAAAGCCTGGAGGAGATTATGTCATTGAGGA ttctttctttccttaGGTTGCTGACAGAGATTGAGATGCGTACACAAGAGGTCTACAAGTCATTTATCCCTGAAGAAATGAATGTCCTCCAG TTCTGTTTGGAAGAGGTGCGTCCCCTCGATGCTGAAGCCTTGGTTATACAAATGAGGGCTCTAACACGTGCACTTGGTATCCCATTGCGTCTGGAAGTTGTTGACAAAAATTTGTTGGGTCGAGCTGTGCAAGTAAAGTGCTTAGATTTCTTCCATCTGTCAGAATCAGGGAAGGGGCCTCTCCAATTAACTGAAAGCTACCATTCCTCGAGCACAGTTCGTAAACCACTGGAGCGAGGAGGAAGTGACGGCTTGTTATCATCTGATGGCACGCCCTTGCTGACCTTGCTGAGAAGGCGTGGCCACTGTGACATTCTTTACCCCCAAGTGAACAAACATTGCTAG